One Podarcis muralis chromosome Z, rPodMur119.hap1.1, whole genome shotgun sequence DNA segment encodes these proteins:
- the FAM163B gene encoding protein FAM163B — MTAGTVVITGGILATVILLCIIAVLCYCRLQYYCCKKEESEEDGDEPDFGMDSHIPPLHCNRNVALTNGPSLYRSSSSPYKKHSQCRTVCPSCSHYEPPTFFLQEPEEEEEEEEEEVQNGGDLINYKAISQEDLELPVNMSGLQALNPNRLSAMREAFSRSRSISTDV, encoded by the exons ATGACAGCCGGGACTGTGGTCATCACAGGCGGAATATTAGCGACTGTCATATTACTGTGTATCATAGCAGTTCTCTGCTATTGTAGGCTTCAG TATTACTGCTGCAAGAAGGAGGAGTCCGAAGAGGACGGAGATGAACCAGACTTTGGCATGGATTCCCACATCCCGCCTCTCCACTGCAACCGCAACGTGGCTCTGACGAACGGCCCATCCTTGTACcgatcttcctcctccccctacaAGAAGCACTCGCAGTGCCGGACAGTATGCCCCAGCTGCTCACACTATGAGCCGCCCACCTTCTTCCTCCAggagccagaggaggaggaggaggaagaggaggaggaggtccagAATGGGGGCGACCTCATCAACTACAAGGCCATCAGCCAGGAAGACCTGGAGCTGCCCGTCAACATGAGTGGCCTCCAGGCCCTCAACCCCAACCGCCTCTCAGCCATGCGGGAGGCTTTCTCCCGCAGCCGCAGCATCAGCACGGACGTCTAA